In Deinococcus fonticola, the following proteins share a genomic window:
- a CDS encoding sugar transferase gives MIPKRIVVMAGYAPSLVNFRGPLIRALLAQGHQVIAVAPGEAPEVQAQLSEWGAHYQPITLERTGLSLRKDMGDIWQLVKVLRNLQPDILLSYTIKPVVYGLLAARLAGVPERYALITGLGYTFQGTSLKRRLLSRGVGILYQAALNGAQRAIFQNEDDRDLFVRRGLVDVEKTVVVNGSGVDLRHYKPTSVPPQPVFLLIARLLREKGIGEYVEAARQIRTHYPQVRFQLAGPLDSNPAAIHQEELNDWVRQGIVEYLGELKDVRPALAACSVYVLPSYREGTPRTVLEAMATGRAIITTDAPGCRGTVQEGVNGLKVPVQNVPELVSAIQTFIRFPEQRQTMGQASLELVRNLYSVELVNQQMLTALGLLGPEHLGNPKTGSAVTPMRIFEKRLFDLGVSTGALLILALPLGLLALLVRFNLGSPVLFKQVRPGLHGQPFLMLKFRTMTDQRSPDGELLPDHLRLTSFGKFLRATSLDELPELLNVLWGDMSLVGPRPLLMEYLPLYSSRQARRHEVRPGITGWAQVNGRNALSWEEKFNLDVWYVENRTLALDWKILLLTVQKVFKREGISAQGEATMPRFTGASGRARQKKGI, from the coding sequence ATGATTCCGAAACGAATCGTGGTCATGGCGGGCTACGCACCCTCCCTTGTGAACTTCAGGGGGCCACTGATTCGCGCCCTCCTGGCGCAGGGACACCAGGTCATTGCGGTGGCTCCGGGAGAAGCGCCGGAAGTGCAGGCTCAACTTAGCGAGTGGGGGGCGCATTATCAGCCTATTACCCTAGAGCGTACGGGCCTTAGCCTACGAAAGGATATGGGCGACATATGGCAGCTGGTGAAAGTGCTGCGGAATCTACAGCCTGATATTTTGCTGTCCTACACCATCAAACCTGTCGTTTACGGCCTGCTGGCGGCTCGCCTGGCAGGAGTCCCCGAACGCTACGCCCTGATTACTGGCCTGGGATACACCTTCCAGGGAACTAGTCTGAAACGCCGTTTGCTTTCCCGGGGGGTGGGAATTCTCTATCAAGCCGCCCTGAACGGCGCACAGCGGGCGATCTTTCAGAATGAAGATGACCGGGACTTGTTTGTGCGGCGTGGCCTGGTAGACGTTGAGAAAACGGTCGTCGTCAACGGGAGTGGCGTGGATTTGAGGCATTATAAGCCGACTTCCGTACCTCCGCAGCCTGTTTTTCTACTGATTGCCAGGCTGTTGAGGGAAAAAGGCATTGGTGAGTACGTTGAGGCTGCCCGGCAGATCCGAACGCATTATCCGCAAGTCCGTTTTCAGCTGGCTGGCCCGCTCGACTCTAATCCAGCCGCCATTCATCAGGAGGAGTTAAACGACTGGGTAAGGCAAGGGATTGTGGAGTATCTGGGGGAATTGAAGGATGTTCGCCCTGCGCTGGCTGCGTGCAGTGTCTATGTGCTGCCTTCATACCGGGAAGGTACGCCCCGCACGGTGCTGGAGGCCATGGCCACGGGCCGTGCCATTATCACCACAGATGCTCCAGGTTGCCGGGGTACGGTTCAGGAGGGCGTCAATGGGCTTAAAGTTCCAGTACAAAACGTCCCGGAATTGGTCAGTGCTATCCAGACCTTCATTCGGTTTCCCGAACAGCGTCAAACTATGGGACAGGCCAGCCTGGAACTGGTACGGAACCTGTACAGTGTAGAGTTGGTCAATCAGCAGATGCTGACTGCGCTGGGGCTGCTCGGCCCCGAACATCTTGGAAACCCTAAGACCGGGTCGGCAGTCACACCGATGAGGATCTTTGAAAAGCGCCTATTCGACCTTGGTGTTTCGACGGGTGCTCTGTTGATACTGGCTCTTCCCCTGGGGTTGCTTGCCTTACTGGTACGTTTTAATCTCGGCTCGCCGGTTCTCTTCAAGCAGGTGCGGCCTGGCCTTCATGGCCAACCTTTCCTGATGCTGAAATTCCGTACCATGACTGACCAGCGCAGCCCCGACGGTGAGTTACTTCCCGACCATCTCCGTCTGACCAGCTTTGGAAAGTTCTTACGGGCTACCAGTCTCGATGAGCTGCCGGAACTCCTGAATGTTTTATGGGGCGATATGAGTCTGGTGGGGCCGCGCCCACTGCTGATGGAGTACCTTCCCCTCTATTCTTCCCGGCAGGCACGGCGCCACGAGGTTAGGCCCGGGATCACCGGCTGGGCGCAGGTAAACGGACGCAATGCGCTGTCCTGGGAGGAAAAATTCAATCTCGACGTGTGGTATGTCGAGAACCGTACGCTGGCCCTGGACTGGAAGATTCTGCTCCTGACCGTGCAGAAAGTCTTCAAACGCGAAGGGATCAGTGCGCAGGGTGAGGCGACCATGCCGAGATTTACCGGAGCATCTGGAAGGGCCCGCCAGAAGAAGGGGATTTAA
- a CDS encoding NAD-dependent epimerase, giving the protein MKILVTGAAGFIGSTLSQRLLARGDEVVGFDNFNSYYDPSLKRDRAARLLGQPNFTLVEGNLEDRDAVELLFQQHRPEKVVNLAAQAGVRYSLQNPHAYIDSNVVGFMNILEGCRHFNVQHLVYASSSSVYGLNTSMPFSVHDNVDHPLSLYAATKKANELMAHTYSHLYGLPTTGLRFFTVYGPWGRPDMAMFLFTRAILEGRPIDVFNYGQMQRDFTYVDDIVEGVVRVTDHVATSNPSWSGAHPDPGTSSAPYRLYNIGNNNPVQLLHLIQVLEEKLGRKAIKNMLPIQDGDVPATYANVDDLIRDVGFKPATSIESGLERFVAWYREYYHL; this is encoded by the coding sequence ATGAAAATTCTGGTGACTGGTGCCGCCGGCTTTATTGGTTCTACCCTGTCTCAGCGCCTGCTGGCGCGTGGAGATGAAGTGGTTGGGTTTGATAACTTCAACAGCTACTACGACCCCAGCCTGAAACGCGACCGGGCTGCACGCCTCCTGGGCCAACCGAACTTCACGCTGGTGGAAGGGAACCTGGAAGACAGGGACGCGGTGGAACTCCTCTTTCAACAGCATCGCCCGGAGAAAGTGGTCAACCTGGCCGCGCAGGCCGGCGTACGCTATAGCCTGCAAAATCCGCATGCTTATATCGACTCGAACGTGGTGGGCTTCATGAACATTCTGGAGGGATGCCGGCATTTCAACGTGCAGCACCTGGTTTATGCCAGCAGCAGCAGTGTGTACGGCCTGAACACCAGCATGCCGTTCAGCGTGCATGACAATGTTGATCACCCGCTGAGCCTGTACGCCGCCACCAAGAAAGCCAACGAACTGATGGCCCACACCTACAGCCATCTGTATGGCCTGCCCACCACCGGTCTGCGCTTCTTCACGGTATATGGTCCGTGGGGTCGCCCGGACATGGCGATGTTTCTGTTCACCCGGGCCATTCTGGAAGGTCGGCCCATCGACGTGTTCAACTACGGCCAGATGCAGCGCGACTTTACTTACGTGGATGACATCGTGGAAGGTGTGGTGCGCGTGACCGACCATGTGGCGACCAGTAACCCCAGTTGGTCGGGGGCGCACCCTGACCCGGGCACAAGCAGCGCGCCTTACCGCCTGTACAACATCGGCAACAATAATCCGGTGCAACTGCTCCACCTGATTCAAGTGCTAGAAGAGAAACTGGGACGCAAGGCAATCAAGAACATGTTGCCCATTCAGGACGGTGACGTGCCGGCTACCTATGCCAACGTGGACGACCTGATCCGCGACGTGGGCTTCAAACCCGCGACCAGCATCGAAAGCGGTCTGGAGCGTTTTGTGGCCTGGTACCGCGAGTACTATCACCTCTGA
- a CDS encoding nucleotide sugar dehydrogenase, whose product MNNERIAVIGLGYVGLPLAIALAEQFSEVLGFDIHQGRIQELQAGHDRTEEVEATRLRESSLRYSAQPDDLAGCTMFIVTVPTPVDEHNSPDLTPMIRASETVGRYLKPGDVVVYESTVYPGVTEEICGPVLERVSGLRQYHDFKLGYSPERINPGDKVHTVEKIVKVVAGQDAETLERVAHVYGAVIKAGIHRAPTIKVAEAAKVIENTQRDLNIALMNELALIFDRLGIRTLDVLEAAGTKWNFLGFRPGLVGGHCIGVDPYYLTQKAQEVGYYPQVILAGRRVNDGMGAFVAQKLVKLLIAANIPVKGARVGVLGLTFKENVPDLRNSRVPDIVAELRQFGIEPLIHDPYADSAEAQHEYGLTLTDLPEFRQLDGLMLAVSHRIYLELPRQELTGMLSPQGVLVDVKSALSESDLPGRYWSL is encoded by the coding sequence GTGAATAATGAACGTATTGCAGTGATTGGATTAGGTTACGTGGGATTACCGTTGGCCATTGCCCTGGCAGAGCAGTTCTCGGAAGTCCTGGGGTTCGATATTCATCAGGGACGGATACAGGAATTGCAGGCGGGTCACGACCGTACCGAGGAAGTCGAGGCCACTCGGCTGCGCGAGTCTTCCCTGCGCTACTCGGCTCAGCCGGATGACCTGGCGGGATGCACTATGTTCATCGTGACGGTGCCCACCCCGGTAGACGAGCATAATTCTCCCGACCTGACCCCCATGATCCGAGCCAGTGAAACGGTGGGCCGTTACCTGAAGCCTGGCGACGTGGTGGTCTACGAGTCCACGGTGTATCCGGGTGTCACCGAGGAGATCTGCGGCCCTGTGCTGGAACGGGTCTCGGGATTGCGGCAGTACCATGACTTCAAGCTGGGCTACAGTCCGGAGCGTATCAACCCCGGCGACAAGGTACATACGGTCGAGAAGATCGTTAAGGTGGTGGCCGGGCAGGACGCCGAAACCCTGGAGCGCGTGGCGCACGTGTACGGGGCGGTCATCAAGGCGGGCATTCACAGGGCCCCGACCATCAAGGTGGCGGAGGCGGCCAAGGTCATCGAAAATACCCAGCGTGATCTGAATATTGCACTGATGAACGAACTGGCCCTTATCTTCGATCGTCTGGGCATCCGGACGCTGGACGTACTGGAAGCCGCGGGCACGAAGTGGAATTTCCTGGGGTTCCGGCCGGGTCTGGTGGGGGGGCACTGCATCGGCGTCGACCCCTACTACCTGACCCAGAAGGCGCAGGAAGTGGGGTACTACCCGCAGGTCATCCTTGCCGGCCGCCGTGTCAATGATGGAATGGGCGCTTTTGTGGCCCAGAAACTCGTGAAACTACTGATCGCGGCGAATATTCCAGTCAAAGGGGCGCGGGTGGGCGTGCTGGGCCTGACCTTCAAGGAAAATGTTCCGGATCTGCGCAACAGTCGGGTGCCGGACATCGTGGCGGAACTGCGTCAATTTGGCATTGAGCCGCTAATTCACGACCCTTATGCAGACAGCGCCGAGGCCCAGCACGAGTACGGGCTGACACTGACGGACTTGCCGGAGTTTCGTCAGCTTGATGGCCTGATGCTGGCTGTTTCTCACCGCATTTACCTTGAGCTGCCCCGCCAGGAGTTGACAGGGATGCTGAGCCCGCAGGGCGTACTCGTGGACGTGAAGTCCGCCCTCTCGGAATCCGACCTGCCGGGTCGTTACTGGAGCCTGTGA
- the asnB gene encoding asparagine synthase (glutamine-hydrolyzing), translating to MCGIAGGFAVPALEPEQGQAALHRALQAIKHRGPDGQGIHQEQWCHLGMRRLAIIDVECGQQPIYNEDRTLAVVFNGEIYNYRELRAGLKARGHVFQTASDTEVLVHLFEERGPQMLSELRGMFAFCIHDLKNERVFLARDRFGKKPLYYMRPASGGLIFGSELKALRPLAQAAGERWKLNEQAIYDYLSLGVVPQPSTVFLGVYALEPGHWMMFGPGGIQTQRYWEPTFLPKLDLTYPEAMEQVRSLVGEATRLRLRSDVPLGVFLSGGVDSSVVALEAAREVGESLQTFTVNTGKGFDESPVARRTAAALGIHNEVLYIQPSPLAGLQRLVRQYDQPYSDSSAIPSLEISRLARERVKVVLNGDGGDEVFAGYRRYVAAVQSARFDWLPPAAAQAAARVLGPFAQQRRSPLGLAARFTRGLALSSVDRYLAWTGDMLREQDKQAVWQGGPVLSTEDRLAALQQPGLRALDQQLNLDTRMVLLSGLLVKMDMATMAHSLEARSPLLDHRLAEFAWRLPDSFRVRGGMPKAILRDAYREQLPDEVIQGAKRGFEIPLLDWLNGELRPLLMDTLGHPQALVKDYLDSAFVDSLLRHETLTERNWGYIIYALLVLELWLQEEKTRE from the coding sequence ATGTGCGGCATTGCGGGGGGTTTTGCCGTGCCTGCTCTGGAGCCGGAACAGGGCCAGGCGGCTTTGCACCGCGCCTTGCAGGCCATCAAGCATCGGGGGCCGGATGGCCAGGGCATTCATCAGGAGCAGTGGTGTCATCTGGGCATGCGCCGGCTGGCCATTATCGACGTGGAATGCGGCCAGCAACCCATTTACAACGAAGACCGTACCCTGGCCGTGGTCTTCAACGGTGAAATCTATAATTACCGTGAACTGAGAGCAGGCCTAAAAGCGCGTGGCCATGTCTTTCAAACGGCCTCGGATACCGAAGTTCTGGTGCATCTCTTTGAAGAACGTGGCCCCCAGATGCTGTCCGAATTGCGGGGAATGTTCGCCTTCTGCATTCATGACCTCAAAAATGAGCGGGTCTTTCTGGCAAGAGACCGCTTTGGCAAGAAGCCGCTGTATTACATGCGTCCTGCATCCGGCGGCCTAATTTTTGGGTCTGAACTGAAGGCGCTGCGCCCGCTAGCCCAGGCCGCCGGCGAACGCTGGAAACTGAATGAACAGGCCATCTACGATTACCTTTCGCTGGGCGTGGTGCCTCAGCCCAGTACCGTGTTTCTGGGTGTCTACGCCCTGGAGCCAGGGCACTGGATGATGTTCGGGCCCGGGGGTATACAAACGCAGCGCTACTGGGAACCCACCTTCTTGCCCAAGCTCGATTTGACTTACCCCGAGGCGATGGAGCAGGTTCGCTCGCTGGTGGGCGAGGCGACGCGCTTGCGGCTGCGTTCGGACGTGCCGCTGGGCGTGTTTCTATCGGGTGGGGTCGACAGCAGCGTGGTGGCGCTTGAGGCGGCGCGCGAGGTGGGTGAGTCGCTGCAGACGTTTACCGTCAATACCGGAAAGGGCTTCGACGAGTCGCCCGTGGCGCGGCGAACGGCGGCGGCGCTGGGCATACACAACGAGGTATTGTACATTCAACCCAGCCCCCTGGCAGGCTTGCAGCGGCTGGTGCGGCAGTACGATCAGCCCTATTCGGATTCCAGCGCCATTCCTAGCCTGGAGATTTCCCGGTTGGCCCGTGAACGGGTGAAAGTGGTGCTCAATGGTGACGGCGGAGACGAGGTCTTCGCCGGTTACCGGCGGTATGTGGCTGCCGTGCAAAGCGCCCGCTTCGACTGGCTGCCGCCCGCGGCCGCGCAGGCCGCCGCGCGGGTTTTAGGACCTTTCGCCCAGCAGCGCCGGTCACCGTTGGGTCTGGCCGCCCGGTTCACGCGGGGGTTGGCCCTGTCGTCGGTCGACCGTTACCTGGCCTGGACCGGCGACATGCTGCGTGAACAGGACAAACAAGCGGTCTGGCAAGGCGGCCCAGTGTTGTCCACCGAGGATCGCCTGGCGGCTTTGCAACAGCCCGGATTGCGGGCCCTGGATCAACAACTGAATCTCGATACCAGAATGGTTTTACTCAGCGGCCTGCTGGTCAAGATGGATATGGCGACCATGGCCCATTCGCTGGAGGCCCGCTCGCCCTTGCTCGATCACCGGTTGGCTGAGTTCGCCTGGCGGCTGCCAGACTCTTTCCGGGTGCGTGGCGGAATGCCCAAGGCCATTTTGCGAGACGCTTACCGGGAGCAGCTGCCCGACGAAGTGATTCAGGGGGCTAAGCGGGGCTTCGAAATCCCGCTGTTAGACTGGCTGAACGGTGAGCTGAGGCCGCTTCTCATGGATACACTGGGCCATCCACAGGCACTGGTCAAAGACTATCTAGACTCCGCTTTTGTGGACAGCCTGTTGCGGCATGAAACTTTAACGGAACGTAACTGGGGCTATATCATCTACGCACTACTAGTTCTGGAATTATGGCTTCAAGAGGAAAAAACCCGTGAATAA
- a CDS encoding glycosyltransferase family 4 protein, whose protein sequence is MKILALSPYPLAGPSSRYRIFQFVEPLRQRGIHLDVRSFLTSQAFQLRTLGRPNHPLVLARVAVASLDRLLQARSVKTKYDAIFISRQTAPFAQRFFDAGFIRSGVPIVFDMDDAVFTGYPIDHLLRASAAVTVGNAYLADYVRKVAPGVPVYVIPTVVDTAHYAVRPPPQPGERPVVGWIGTASTFRRYLLPFLPGLLQVCQQFGAEFRVIASPDVQAEVEAAGATFVRWSLSSEVEELQRFNVGVMPLLDDAYVRGKCAFKLIEYGAVGIPGLGSDIGANREVIEDGLNGFLGRDASELEERLRQVLDLPDLGRGLGLRGRQRVEERFSLHSQVATLAAVFQAVRQGRG, encoded by the coding sequence ATGAAAATTCTTGCTCTTTCCCCCTATCCACTTGCTGGCCCCAGCTCCCGCTACCGCATCTTTCAATTTGTTGAACCGTTGCGTCAGCGCGGGATTCATCTTGATGTTCGTTCCTTTTTGACCTCGCAAGCGTTTCAGCTGCGTACTCTGGGGCGTCCTAATCATCCTCTTGTCCTGGCGCGGGTGGCCGTGGCAAGTCTTGACCGCCTCCTGCAAGCCCGTTCTGTCAAGACCAAATACGATGCTATTTTCATTTCCAGGCAAACGGCCCCTTTTGCTCAGCGATTTTTCGATGCCGGCTTTATTCGCTCGGGCGTGCCTATTGTCTTTGACATGGATGACGCCGTATTTACCGGGTATCCCATTGACCACCTTCTACGGGCCAGCGCGGCGGTCACCGTCGGCAACGCCTATCTGGCAGACTACGTGCGGAAGGTGGCCCCGGGCGTCCCTGTGTATGTCATTCCCACCGTGGTGGACACGGCACATTACGCCGTGCGGCCTCCCCCACAGCCTGGTGAACGGCCTGTGGTGGGCTGGATTGGTACGGCTTCGACCTTCAGGCGGTATCTGCTGCCCTTTTTGCCGGGCCTGCTCCAGGTCTGCCAGCAGTTCGGGGCAGAATTTCGCGTGATTGCCAGTCCAGATGTTCAGGCCGAGGTGGAAGCCGCTGGCGCCACCTTTGTGCGCTGGTCACTTTCGAGTGAAGTCGAGGAGTTGCAGCGGTTTAATGTGGGGGTAATGCCCCTCCTCGATGATGCCTATGTGCGCGGTAAATGTGCGTTCAAGTTAATTGAATATGGTGCGGTGGGGATTCCGGGCCTGGGTTCGGACATCGGCGCCAACCGCGAAGTGATTGAAGACGGCCTGAACGGCTTTCTGGGGCGTGACGCCTCGGAACTCGAAGAGCGTCTGCGCCAGGTGCTCGACCTCCCCGATCTGGGCCGGGGTCTAGGCCTGAGGGGTAGGCAAAGGGTCGAGGAGCGCTTCAGCCTGCATTCGCAGGTGGCGACCCTGGCCGCGGTCTTTCAGGCGGTACGGCAAGGAAGAGGCTAA
- a CDS encoding glycosyltransferase family 4 protein translates to MEKINRKLIIIVSTDLPSGVWTYANNLALLMKPIFSEVMILKPSSKFEIPQGQIPMDFRGINFLFNWVRLIINRHEFSNSIVHLNGRLTIISFAPLILMYPRRFVYTFHQYIGISDRKMEKIKNKLELALALRVGLRIAVSKTLAHHLLRDYRIQSVPIANWLNEESLNVNDYCEISNKEIDFLYIGRYANEKNPSIVIEAANLILRRYSDVKFHLYGYGELYEELCYASKGNPNIAVNHVTHEATELMSKSRFFILPSLTESFGFSAVEAIASGCILLASNIQQLDEVLDGFIVFRFAPDVLSLVGAIEDILQIDEEELKKIIENNLFRVKERFGSGLALEQYSKMYAALVSERIE, encoded by the coding sequence ATGGAAAAAATTAATAGAAAACTGATAATTATTGTATCAACTGATCTACCTTCTGGCGTTTGGACTTATGCTAATAACCTTGCTCTTCTGATGAAGCCTATATTTTCTGAAGTGATGATTTTGAAACCTAGTTCAAAATTTGAAATACCCCAAGGTCAAATTCCTATGGATTTTCGTGGAATAAATTTTTTGTTTAACTGGGTGAGGCTTATAATTAATAGACACGAATTTAGTAATTCAATTGTACATTTAAATGGCAGATTGACTATAATTTCTTTCGCCCCTCTGATATTAATGTATCCGAGAAGATTCGTATATACTTTCCATCAATATATTGGTATTTCAGATAGAAAAATGGAAAAAATTAAAAATAAGCTTGAATTAGCATTAGCATTGCGGGTCGGATTGCGTATTGCAGTGAGTAAAACTTTGGCACATCATCTCTTGAGGGACTATAGGATTCAATCTGTTCCAATTGCTAATTGGCTCAATGAAGAATCACTTAATGTTAATGATTATTGTGAAATCTCTAATAAAGAAATTGATTTTTTATATATTGGTAGGTACGCAAACGAAAAGAATCCATCTATCGTCATCGAAGCCGCGAATTTAATTCTCCGTCGATACTCGGATGTAAAATTTCATCTATATGGTTACGGAGAACTATATGAAGAGTTATGTTATGCGTCGAAAGGTAATCCTAATATTGCGGTAAATCATGTTACTCATGAAGCGACGGAGCTAATGAGTAAGTCAAGGTTCTTCATCCTACCCTCGCTTACTGAAAGCTTTGGCTTTTCTGCCGTTGAGGCTATTGCTAGCGGCTGTATTCTTTTAGCTTCGAATATTCAGCAATTAGATGAAGTGCTAGACGGGTTCATAGTGTTTAGATTTGCTCCAGATGTGCTTTCTCTGGTTGGTGCGATTGAAGATATACTACAAATAGACGAGGAAGAACTAAAAAAAATAATAGAGAATAATTTATTTAGGGTTAAAGAACGTTTCGGTTCGGGCTTAGCACTTGAGCAATACTCAAAAATGTATGCTGCATTGGTATCGGAAAGAATAGAATGA
- a CDS encoding O-antigen ligase family protein, whose protein sequence is MGILPASLILNPILSIGFLRFSDILLLICYFSSFFLNRDLKIKLSSIILFILAILWFISSCMNYFLFSEFGLDISKNLRILSTLLWAPAIVNLAYGKKYDLDGVFVFTSSILALSSILIFFTVPNLHRIAGPFSYAGGDGLGTQASYNEWGALLCLAAALCLNRLMDRLSLYYSFCLLICLFGLVLTQSRSSLLAFVIMSVLLMFDRIVKNLRAKQFSFWSTTPIFYALPVAFLYSYVSEKIKLDRISDSFMTDTNSNDSILTRFVYWKDSYDLWAENFNTLFFGSGTLRFHALVGLTSDNYFLDLLSIFGLISLFLFIIYVCLLIYNSERGSVKFIFLTGMLSISLTGSTLADPIIGALYYIVLIGHSEGDGNNGKN, encoded by the coding sequence ATGGGTATTTTGCCTGCATCATTGATATTGAATCCAATTCTTAGTATAGGATTTTTGCGTTTTTCTGATATACTATTATTAATTTGCTATTTTAGCTCATTTTTTCTCAACAGAGATTTAAAAATTAAATTATCTTCGATAATTCTTTTTATTTTAGCTATTTTGTGGTTTATATCTTCTTGCATGAATTATTTTTTATTTTCCGAGTTCGGTCTAGACATTTCAAAAAATCTGCGAATTCTTTCTACCTTATTGTGGGCTCCTGCTATAGTAAACCTAGCCTATGGTAAGAAATATGATTTAGATGGCGTATTTGTATTTACATCATCTATTTTGGCTTTATCGTCAATTCTTATATTTTTTACCGTTCCCAACCTACATAGAATTGCGGGGCCTTTTTCTTATGCCGGAGGCGATGGTTTAGGAACTCAAGCTAGCTACAATGAGTGGGGAGCCCTTCTTTGCCTAGCGGCCGCATTATGTCTTAATCGTCTTATGGACAGGCTTTCTCTGTATTACTCTTTTTGCTTATTAATATGTCTATTTGGTTTAGTTTTGACCCAGTCAAGGAGTAGTTTACTGGCGTTTGTTATTATGAGCGTTTTACTTATGTTCGACAGAATAGTTAAAAATTTAAGAGCTAAACAATTTTCTTTTTGGTCGACTACTCCTATATTTTATGCGCTCCCTGTTGCCTTTCTTTATTCGTATGTTTCGGAAAAGATTAAACTGGATAGAATCAGTGATTCTTTCATGACCGATACTAACTCTAACGATTCTATTCTCACCCGTTTCGTATATTGGAAAGATAGCTATGATCTTTGGGCTGAGAATTTTAACACTTTGTTTTTTGGGAGCGGCACACTGCGATTTCACGCTCTCGTAGGTTTGACATCAGATAACTATTTTCTAGATTTATTGTCTATATTTGGTCTAATTTCTCTCTTTCTTTTTATAATTTACGTATGTCTTCTAATTTATAATTCTGAAAGAGGTAGTGTAAAATTTATCTTTTTAACAGGCATGCTATCTATTAGCTTAACAGGAAGCACCCTCGCAGATCCCATTATAGGCGCTTTGTACTATATAGTGTTAATCGGTCATTCGGAAGGAGATGGAAATAATGGAAAAAATTAA
- a CDS encoding glycosyltransferase family 2 protein, which translates to MYKVGIVILNWNSFDDSESLMLSLIGQPITIYLADNGSIDTSLLLLKEKFKHYDNVSFIENGSNLGFAAGCNRALKAAYDDGCEVMILMNNDCRIYSIDFTYIQKRLSEDKTIGIMGGKILNWPDTNKIWSVGGSVDSLGNIKYFGYGKVDTGQYDLENERSFISGAFMCIPRRSIERIGYLSEAYFFGKEDWEYCLRLRQSGAKLIYDPRLILYHDAHGSHHPNRTDYLYLGMLSKIIFVKRNNSFIVSSLWLLAFGVYSLIISSGGFGYLFSKILKRNVDQKIVRRAYFPAIIDSFKTNHTDESTLKNFREKYEIC; encoded by the coding sequence ATGTACAAAGTTGGTATTGTAATACTGAATTGGAACAGTTTTGATGATAGTGAGAGTTTGATGTTGTCGCTTATAGGGCAGCCAATTACTATTTACCTGGCCGATAATGGCTCTATAGATACATCTCTATTATTATTGAAGGAAAAATTTAAACACTATGATAATGTTTCATTTATTGAAAATGGCAGTAATCTCGGCTTTGCCGCAGGGTGTAATCGTGCTTTGAAGGCTGCTTATGATGATGGCTGCGAAGTTATGATACTTATGAATAACGATTGCCGAATATATAGCATTGATTTTACTTATATACAAAAGCGGCTCTCGGAAGATAAAACTATTGGTATAATGGGGGGCAAGATTCTGAACTGGCCTGATACAAATAAAATTTGGAGCGTTGGAGGAAGTGTCGACTCTCTTGGAAATATCAAATACTTTGGTTATGGTAAGGTTGATACTGGTCAATATGATCTGGAGAATGAGCGATCTTTCATATCTGGGGCCTTTATGTGTATACCTAGAAGATCTATTGAGCGAATTGGATACCTATCTGAAGCCTATTTTTTCGGAAAAGAAGATTGGGAATACTGTTTAAGGCTGCGACAGAGTGGAGCGAAGCTTATTTATGACCCAAGACTGATTTTATATCATGATGCACATGGTTCACATCATCCAAATCGCACGGATTATTTGTACCTTGGTATGCTCTCAAAGATTATTTTTGTTAAAAGAAATAATAGTTTTATTGTTAGCTCTTTATGGCTGCTTGCATTTGGAGTATATTCTTTAATTATATCTTCAGGAGGTTTTGGATATTTATTTAGCAAAATTTTAAAGCGCAATGTTGATCAAAAAATTGTTAGAAGAGCTTACTTTCCCGCAATTATAGATTCTTTCAAAACAAATCATACTGATGAATCGACCCTAAAAAACTTTAGGGAGAAATATGAGATTTGCTAG